A window of Mytilus edulis chromosome 10, xbMytEdul2.2, whole genome shotgun sequence contains these coding sequences:
- the LOC139492281 gene encoding cilia- and flagella-associated protein 45-like: MAKPININKANFTQLKAIKKIGETRALAIIAKREEDGLLNLDNLKEIPEAPQSLWTALLNEKIICFEDPEESDEGQEVLKNTIESLRHKILSVEKSRDDMAETFQTKIEKISEQSKAHIEEQRLMFEQQRDVYTKQKQEQIEQMKEMIKSQNEEIKDIHEYSKKIQTQLQQKETLLKVEKVIAEKEEKSSPVQLLKGKYNANDHKHSDYGGPTAPKMSTYDGRNDWRPYYLQFSTIADRCKWQSEQRLYKLIECLRDKALKFYSSRPKLVQTNYESLCKKMEERFGRKEPPHIVRRLLQDLKQEQEESLEEFAERAQELATDGYPDTPDNFVQTLATDAFLKGCVDKRAALTAMDKNPDALDQAVQYVRSAVANQKVIMGTRRAEIKRVSFMEQNDENEDTQETSVRAIMKSDEGTNKMNVFEKRLQKTEDDLLETKIMVKKVLSIVSQNMRSRSPQRTDRAFSPQRRYNSPARGNCYNCGEEGHFSRDCKKPRNSSPYRNRSPSPKALNDSGPRM, encoded by the coding sequence ATGGCAAAACCTATTAATATAAACAAAGCTAACTTTACACAGTTAAAAGCGATTAAAAAGATAGGTGAAACTAGAGCCTTAGCAATAATTGCAAAGAGAGAAGAAGACGGATTACTTAATTTAGATAATTTAAAGGAGATTCCAGAAGCACCACAATCATTGTGGACTGCACTGTTGAAtgagaaaataatttgttttgaggACCCAGAGGAGTCTGATGAAGGTCAAGAGGTCCTGAAAAATACCATTGAATCATTACGTCACAAGATTTTGTCGGTAGAAAAATCCAGAGATGATATGGCAGAgacttttcaaacaaaaatagaGAAAATTTCTGAACAGAGTAAAGCACATATAGAAGAACAGAGGCTTATGTTTGAACAACAAAGAGacgtttatacaaaacaaaaacaggaaCAAATTGAACAAATGAAAGAAATGATTAAATCACAGAATGAAGAGATTAAAGATATACATGAATATTCAAAGAAAATTCAGACTCAACTACAGCAGAAAGAAACTTTGCTTAAAGTAGAAAAAGTAATAGCCGAAAAAGAGGAAAAGAGTAGTCCTGTTCAATTATTGAAAGGAAAATATAATgctaatgatcataaacactcaGATTATGGTGGTCCCACAGCACCAAAGATGTCAACATATGATGGCAGAAATGACTGgcgtccttattatctacaattTAGCACTATAGCTGATAGATGCAAATGGCAGAGTGAGCAAAGGTTGTATAAATTGATTGAATGTTTGCGAGATAAAGCTTTGAAATTTTACAGCTCAAGACCAAAGTTAGTACAAACTAATTATGAAAGCTTATGCAAGAAAATGGAAGAGCGTTTTGGTAGAAAGGAACCGCCACACATTGTAAGAAGACTTTTACAAGATCTTAAGCAAGAGCAAGAGGAATCGTTAGAGGAATTTGCAGAAAGAGCACAGGAGCTGGCTACCGATGGCTACCCGGATACACCAGATAATTTCGTACAAACTTTGGCAACAGATGCTTTTCTTAAAGGTTGTGTAGACAAGCGTGCAGCTTTGACTGCTATGGACAAAAATCCAGATGCTCTGGATCAAGCGGTACAATATGTACGAAGTGCAGTGGCGAATCAAAAAGTCATAATGGGTACACGAAGAGCAGAAATTAAAAGGGTTTCTTTTATGGAGCAAAATGATGAGAATGAGGATACACAGGAAACATCAGTCCGTGCAATTATGAAGTCTGACGAAGGAACAAATAAGATGAATGTGTTCGAGAAAAGATTACAGAAGACAGAAGATGATTTATTAGAAACTAAGATCATGGTAAAAAAAGTATTGAGCATAGTAAGTcagaatatgaggtcaaggtcaccaCAAAGAACAGATCGAGCTTTTTCGCCACAAAGAAGGTACAATAGTCCTGCAAGAGGTAATTGCTACAATTGCGGGGAAGAAGGTCATTTTAGTAGGGATTGCAAGAAGCCCAGAAATAGTTCTCCCTATCGTAATAGATCTCCATCACCAAAAGCTTTAAACGACTCAGGGCCAAGGATGTAG